The proteins below are encoded in one region of Halocatena salina:
- the nth gene encoding endonuclease III, with protein MGTQRSDTDRATQIIDRLLEAYPDSTISLNYSNRLELLIAVMLSAQCTDERVNTVTADLFEKYSSAEAFAEADQDELAEDISSITYYNNKAEYIRNTCQTIVTEYDGSVPDTMSDLTELSGVGRKTANVVLQHGHDIVEGIVVDTHVQRISRRLGLTTEQSPKRIETDLMELVPEEHWQQFTHLMIDHGRATCTARNPACADCVLEDLCPSSKLDNDVDLASNEQW; from the coding sequence ATGGGCACACAGCGATCGGACACCGACCGGGCGACGCAGATCATCGACCGGCTGCTGGAGGCGTATCCGGATTCGACCATTTCCCTCAACTACTCCAACCGGCTCGAGTTGCTCATCGCGGTCATGCTCTCGGCCCAGTGCACCGACGAACGGGTGAACACGGTCACCGCCGACCTGTTCGAGAAATACTCATCGGCCGAAGCGTTTGCCGAGGCCGATCAGGACGAACTCGCCGAGGACATCTCTTCGATCACCTACTACAACAACAAAGCCGAGTACATCCGGAACACGTGCCAAACGATCGTCACCGAGTACGACGGATCGGTCCCGGACACGATGAGTGATCTCACGGAGCTGTCCGGCGTCGGTCGCAAAACCGCAAACGTCGTCCTCCAGCACGGTCACGACATCGTCGAGGGGATCGTGGTCGATACGCACGTCCAACGCATCTCCCGACGGCTCGGTCTCACGACCGAACAGTCTCCGAAACGGATCGAAACGGATCTCATGGAACTCGTCCCTGAAGAGCACTGGCAGCAGTTCACCCATCTCATGATCGATCACGGTCGGGCGACGTGTACGGCGCGCAATCCCGCGTGTGCGGACTGTGTGCTCGAAGACCTCTGTCCGTCCTCGAAGCTCGACAATGACGTGGATCTCGCTAGCAACGAACAGTGGTGA
- a CDS encoding DUF7110 family protein has protein sequence MTSHVYTLHSTLELPLEDVHSHFESADLPVEIDEVEITRRNNTLILSAVAAEDNISKYTPTAQLKASVSENRVYLDEEEEEDPDSFGTSTSPSGPQWGAFGQQEEEEERPSELVEYACFKGDRETVLQNTALQYPMFEVLCDLARNAEKGNLTAITAVNGQLEATRIVDGEDRPATIEVREDPHDSSASNGVDWRNNEFIS, from the coding sequence ATGACCAGCCACGTATACACGCTTCACTCGACGCTCGAACTGCCACTCGAAGACGTTCATTCCCATTTTGAATCAGCTGATCTACCAGTCGAAATCGACGAAGTAGAGATCACGCGGCGAAACAACACCCTCATCCTCAGCGCCGTCGCGGCCGAAGACAACATTAGCAAGTACACGCCGACGGCACAGCTAAAAGCCAGTGTCAGCGAAAATCGGGTGTATCTCGACGAAGAAGAAGAAGAGGACCCAGACTCGTTTGGCACGTCGACCTCTCCGAGCGGTCCACAATGGGGAGCGTTCGGACAGCAAGAAGAAGAAGAGGAACGACCTTCGGAGCTCGTCGAATACGCCTGCTTTAAAGGCGATCGAGAAACAGTGCTCCAGAACACGGCACTCCAGTATCCGATGTTCGAGGTGCTCTGTGATCTGGCTCGCAACGCTGAGAAAGGAAATCTCACAGCGATCACCGCCGTTAACGGGCAACTCGAAGCAACCCGAATCGTCGATGGCGAGGACCGGCCTGCCACGATCGAAGTACGGGAGGATCCGCACGACTCGTCCGCATCGAACGGCGTCGATTGGCGGAACAACGAATTCATCAGCTAA
- a CDS encoding phosphoadenosine phosphosulfate reductase family protein produces MVEFPEYLDVAYDDGEGEQPSDYPALEDKIEKAIEVTRIGLEEYESPAVMWTGGKDSTLTLYFVAQVAQEHGLEVPPAVFIDHFQHFDELMGFVDRWADEWDLDVIYARNDDVGDLADEPGEEIAVSDLNEQNQHHVREILEYEEDTFPFLLDTYVGNHLLKTVALNETLESHGIDGIISGIRWDEQEARADETFFSPRHDPDIYPPHDRVQPILQFEESAVWDAFWNYVVPDTVEEYPMGHVPQDYDDLPNGLDHADLPVSPKYFEGFRSLGSEVSTDKADTQPAWLQNLEETTERAGRAQDKEDLMSRLRDLGYM; encoded by the coding sequence ATGGTGGAGTTTCCCGAGTATCTCGATGTCGCGTACGACGACGGTGAAGGTGAGCAGCCCTCTGATTACCCGGCGCTTGAGGACAAGATCGAGAAGGCCATTGAGGTCACCCGGATCGGTCTCGAAGAGTACGAGTCGCCCGCGGTGATGTGGACGGGTGGGAAAGATTCGACACTCACGTTGTACTTCGTTGCTCAAGTCGCACAGGAACACGGGCTTGAGGTACCGCCTGCCGTGTTCATCGACCATTTCCAGCACTTCGATGAGCTGATGGGCTTCGTGGATCGGTGGGCAGACGAATGGGATCTCGACGTGATCTACGCCCGCAACGACGACGTCGGCGATCTGGCAGACGAGCCGGGCGAAGAGATCGCGGTTTCGGATCTGAACGAACAGAACCAACATCATGTTCGTGAGATTCTCGAATACGAGGAGGACACGTTCCCGTTCTTGCTCGATACGTACGTCGGGAACCACTTGTTGAAGACGGTCGCACTCAACGAGACGCTCGAATCCCACGGGATCGACGGCATCATCTCGGGCATTCGGTGGGACGAACAGGAGGCACGCGCAGACGAGACGTTCTTCAGTCCGCGCCACGATCCCGACATTTACCCGCCACACGATCGGGTTCAGCCGATTCTGCAGTTCGAAGAGAGCGCCGTTTGGGACGCGTTCTGGAACTACGTCGTTCCGGACACCGTCGAGGAATACCCGATGGGCCACGTCCCACAGGACTACGATGATCTCCCGAACGGCCTTGATCACGCCGATCTCCCTGTTAGTCCGAAATACTTCGAAGGGTTCCGCTCGTTGGGTAGCGAAGTGAGCACGGACAAAGCCGACACCCAACCCGCATGGCTACAGAACTTAGAAGAGACGACAGAACGCGCCGGTCGTGCGCAGGACAAGGAAGATCTGATGTCCCGACTGCGCGATCTCGGCTACATGTAA
- a CDS encoding type IV secretory system conjugative DNA transfer family protein, with amino-acid sequence MQTAREKYNVADPGRGEEVSPADGSDRLQRRTGMDTQIGTFRNRLDEAFEKGHAWVLLQIRMRLRYVVVLVVAVSVLVPVLGQQVWLPPVTVGGNLPVPRFSDVFVGTTFDPVVFFGGVGLLGIYWRVGRTEYQLRHQLYEDIMLVPLTEAGDRYGDPAGSQRAVQFEMDRSVLVLGETGSGKTEAIKVLAHQLQAEPDEAFVVFDYKQDYRTFFPAENVVRLSSDDSDVIWNVFEEIEDDGDCDEIAKAIFVGAEVDNDYFTNAATQVLADVLRLLRIRADRSDVEPSNEDLVKFLNDVDVDHLREGFIEENLSSKKHFPATVEASSNIVSILEERVKTVFRGDFSKDGSFSVRKYMADPDGQILLLDFPIQQSASVQPIFRLLIDWSIRFGLDDERDSYYILDEFAALPELDMLERLINAGGAYNCYAILGVQAIPQLRDTYGTDKADSLLSGLAQEIHLRVGQGSVEYCRKRIGREHVERNVGPDDDERLVEVDDDIRVFEEYPIEEDTLQNFEAGRGIVHTPSGRQRGRLYLLDAISGRLLPADRPGLAARLWGRLIGREPRRSALEEREPDRQPRLEERRED; translated from the coding sequence ATGCAGACGGCGCGTGAGAAATACAACGTGGCCGACCCCGGCCGTGGAGAGGAGGTCTCTCCGGCGGACGGTTCCGATCGGCTCCAACGACGAACAGGAATGGACACTCAGATAGGTACGTTCCGGAACCGCCTCGATGAGGCCTTCGAAAAGGGGCATGCATGGGTGCTGTTACAGATCCGAATGCGGCTCCGGTACGTGGTCGTCCTCGTCGTCGCGGTCTCGGTCCTGGTCCCGGTGTTGGGCCAGCAGGTCTGGCTTCCACCCGTGACAGTCGGTGGGAACCTGCCGGTTCCACGCTTCTCTGACGTGTTCGTGGGGACCACCTTCGATCCGGTGGTCTTCTTCGGAGGAGTGGGACTGCTCGGGATCTACTGGCGTGTCGGGCGGACGGAGTACCAACTCCGCCACCAACTGTATGAGGACATCATGCTGGTGCCGCTGACGGAAGCGGGCGACCGTTACGGTGATCCTGCCGGTTCACAGCGAGCGGTTCAGTTCGAGATGGACCGTTCGGTGTTGGTGCTCGGAGAAACCGGCAGCGGGAAAACCGAAGCGATCAAAGTCCTCGCTCATCAACTGCAGGCCGAGCCCGACGAAGCGTTCGTCGTCTTCGATTACAAACAGGACTATCGGACGTTCTTCCCCGCGGAAAACGTGGTCCGACTGTCGTCCGACGACTCGGACGTGATCTGGAACGTGTTCGAAGAGATCGAGGACGACGGCGATTGTGACGAGATCGCCAAAGCGATCTTCGTTGGGGCCGAAGTCGACAACGACTACTTCACTAACGCCGCCACCCAGGTGTTGGCCGACGTACTACGATTGCTCCGGATCCGTGCCGATCGCTCCGACGTGGAACCATCGAACGAGGATCTCGTGAAGTTCTTGAACGATGTTGACGTGGATCATCTACGCGAAGGATTTATCGAGGAAAATCTTTCGTCAAAAAAGCATTTCCCGGCAACTGTCGAGGCGAGTAGTAACATCGTCTCGATCCTCGAAGAACGAGTCAAAACGGTGTTTCGTGGCGACTTCTCCAAGGATGGGTCGTTTTCGGTCCGGAAGTACATGGCCGATCCAGACGGACAAATCCTGTTGTTGGACTTTCCGATCCAGCAATCCGCCTCGGTCCAACCAATTTTCAGATTGTTGATCGATTGGAGTATTCGATTCGGGTTGGATGACGAACGAGACTCATACTACATTTTGGACGAGTTCGCGGCGTTGCCGGAGTTAGACATGCTCGAACGGCTGATCAACGCGGGGGGAGCGTACAACTGCTATGCGATCTTAGGGGTGCAGGCGATCCCCCAATTACGAGATACCTACGGAACCGACAAGGCCGACAGCTTGCTGAGCGGGTTGGCCCAAGAGATCCACCTCCGAGTGGGACAAGGCTCGGTCGAATACTGCCGCAAGCGGATCGGCCGAGAGCACGTCGAGCGCAACGTCGGTCCCGACGACGACGAACGGCTTGTCGAAGTCGACGATGACATCCGCGTGTTCGAAGAGTACCCCATTGAGGAGGACACCCTCCAGAACTTCGAGGCCGGACGCGGCATCGTCCACACTCCCTCGGGACGACAGCGCGGCCGCCTTTATCTGCTCGACGCCATTAGCGGCCGCTTGCTGCCCGCCGACCGTCCCGGACTCGCTGCGCGACTCTGGGGCCGATTGATCGGTCGAGAACCACGTCGGTCGGCGCTCGAAGAACGGGAACCGGACCGCCAACCTCGACTCGAAGAAAGACGAGAGGACTGA
- a CDS encoding GTP cyclohydrolase IIa, with translation MIQATVFQVDDYGPWTVTPSPRPEMDLQTLQSRLYAEIAGFIGDREGYAFYTRGDNIVAITNRLDQDAHERLQASIGNRYPVTVSVGIDVGDTPRAALAGASAQLRAAGSAQDDTRTATCRGETADADAGEVTVGHFDIENATDRLTDRLDAFEVYTTVQQWYGTLARHLYQEHESLAFFVGGDNVVAICPPLDQETYHDVIDRVTSRTDVPFRVGVGTGKTTHRAGMAAKHGLEQGRETDRAVVMVDGCPTPSV, from the coding sequence ATGATCCAGGCGACAGTGTTCCAGGTCGACGATTATGGACCGTGGACCGTCACCCCATCACCCCGACCGGAGATGGATCTACAGACGCTCCAATCCCGATTGTACGCGGAAATAGCGGGGTTCATCGGAGACCGGGAAGGGTACGCCTTCTATACGAGAGGGGACAACATCGTCGCCATCACCAACCGGCTCGATCAAGACGCTCACGAGCGGTTACAGGCATCGATCGGAAACCGATATCCGGTGACGGTTAGCGTCGGTATCGATGTCGGTGATACGCCACGCGCGGCACTCGCTGGGGCGAGTGCACAGCTCCGGGCTGCTGGCAGTGCACAGGATGATACCCGAACTGCGACCTGTCGGGGCGAGACAGCCGATGCAGACGCCGGAGAAGTGACCGTGGGCCACTTCGACATCGAGAACGCGACCGATCGGCTCACGGACCGACTCGACGCGTTCGAGGTGTACACCACCGTCCAGCAGTGGTACGGAACGCTTGCCCGGCACCTCTATCAGGAACACGAGTCGCTCGCGTTTTTCGTCGGCGGTGACAACGTGGTAGCGATCTGTCCCCCACTCGATCAGGAAACATATCACGACGTGATCGACCGCGTTACGAGCCGAACTGACGTTCCGTTCCGTGTCGGTGTTGGTACGGGAAAAACGACCCACCGAGCTGGAATGGCAGCAAAGCACGGACTCGAACAGGGACGTGAGACCGATCGAGCCGTCGTGATGGTCGATGGATGCCCGACCCCGAGCGTGTAA
- a CDS encoding O-acetylhomoserine aminocarboxypropyltransferase/cysteine synthase family protein, whose protein sequence is MENEERRTRGFGTRCIHAGQRADEETRAAAPPLYQTSSYVFEDADYAADLYALEADGDVYSRISNPTVRTLERRLADLEGGVGALATGSGMAALDAATLVLARAGDNVVSASSIYGGTHAYLSHTAARRNIEARFVDTLDYGAYERSIDERTAYVHLETIGNPSLVTPDIERVATIAHEHGVPLLVDNTFATPALCRPIEHGADLVWESTTKWIHGSGTTVGGVLVDGGRFPWAEYPEKYPEIGGENPAFHGLNFAERYGDRAFTNAVRQRSLRSLGDQQSPFDAWVTLQGSETLSLRMEQHCENALAVAQFLADHPSVAWVTYPGLESHETHDTARRYLEGGFGGMIAFGLEGGYEAGKQLCESVELAQFLANVGDAKTLVIHPASTTHAQLSPEEQRASGVTPDLVRLSVGIEEADDIIADLDRSI, encoded by the coding sequence ATGGAGAACGAGGAGCGGCGCACGCGTGGCTTCGGAACGCGGTGTATCCACGCTGGGCAACGAGCGGACGAGGAAACCAGGGCAGCAGCACCACCGTTGTATCAAACGTCGTCGTACGTGTTCGAGGACGCCGACTACGCGGCTGATCTGTACGCTCTCGAGGCCGATGGCGACGTGTACTCGCGGATCAGTAATCCAACAGTACGAACGCTCGAACGCCGTCTTGCGGATCTCGAAGGCGGCGTCGGCGCGCTCGCCACGGGGTCGGGCATGGCCGCGCTGGACGCCGCGACGCTCGTGCTCGCCCGGGCCGGGGATAACGTGGTGTCGGCATCATCGATCTACGGCGGAACGCACGCGTATCTGAGCCACACCGCGGCGCGACGGAACATCGAGGCACGCTTCGTCGACACGCTCGATTATGGAGCGTACGAGCGATCGATCGACGAGCGCACGGCGTACGTGCATCTCGAAACGATCGGGAACCCATCGCTGGTGACGCCCGACATCGAACGGGTGGCTACCATCGCCCACGAGCACGGGGTGCCGTTGCTGGTGGACAACACGTTTGCGACCCCCGCGTTGTGTCGGCCGATCGAACACGGGGCAGATCTCGTCTGGGAGTCGACGACCAAATGGATCCACGGATCGGGGACGACCGTCGGCGGGGTGCTCGTCGATGGAGGCCGGTTCCCGTGGGCGGAGTATCCGGAGAAGTATCCGGAGATCGGCGGTGAAAATCCCGCGTTCCACGGGCTGAACTTCGCCGAGCGATACGGAGACAGGGCATTTACCAACGCGGTCCGCCAGCGATCACTCCGGAGTCTCGGGGATCAGCAATCACCCTTTGACGCGTGGGTCACGCTCCAAGGATCGGAAACGCTTTCGCTCCGGATGGAACAGCACTGTGAAAACGCGCTCGCGGTCGCTCAGTTCCTCGCTGACCATCCATCGGTCGCGTGGGTCACCTACCCCGGATTGGAGTCTCACGAAACGCACGACACCGCTCGCCGGTATCTAGAGGGCGGGTTCGGAGGTATGATCGCGTTCGGGCTGGAGGGTGGATACGAGGCCGGAAAGCAGCTGTGTGAATCCGTGGAGCTAGCGCAGTTTCTGGCGAACGTCGGGGACGCGAAAACGCTCGTCATCCATCCGGCGAGCACGACCCACGCCCAGCTCTCGCCCGAGGAACAGCGCGCAAGCGGTGTCACTCCGGATCTCGTTCGCCTGTCCGTCGGTATCGAGGAGGCAGACGACATCATCGCAGATCTCGATCGATCGATATGA
- the serB gene encoding phosphoserine phosphatase SerB, producing the protein MELLAFDFDGTLSDSEMTVLLGEQKSVADEMATITERAMNDEIGYATSLRERAALLDGLPMTAARRAFEAVALRPGAGDLIDALRDAGVYVAILTGGFERGVRAALDRADVTVDTVVANRLPAADDTLTGDVEGPLIEGTKDEALADLSRSLDPTTTVAVGDGANDLPMLEYAELAVGYEPKPAVEPACDVTVTAMDELAELLTERNVIKD; encoded by the coding sequence ATGGAGCTGCTCGCGTTCGATTTCGACGGAACACTTTCGGATTCGGAGATGACGGTCCTGCTGGGCGAACAGAAGTCGGTCGCGGACGAAATGGCGACCATCACCGAACGAGCGATGAACGACGAAATTGGATACGCCACGAGCCTTCGCGAACGGGCGGCGCTGCTCGATGGACTTCCCATGACGGCCGCTCGGCGCGCGTTCGAAGCGGTGGCGCTTCGACCGGGAGCTGGCGATCTCATCGACGCACTCCGTGATGCTGGCGTCTACGTTGCGATTCTCACTGGTGGGTTCGAACGCGGCGTGCGAGCGGCTCTCGACCGGGCGGACGTCACCGTCGACACTGTCGTCGCCAACCGGCTCCCGGCGGCGGACGACACGCTCACTGGTGACGTCGAAGGACCGCTCATCGAAGGCACCAAAGACGAGGCGTTAGCCGATCTCTCTCGCTCGCTCGATCCGACGACCACTGTTGCGGTCGGCGACGGAGCGAACGATCTGCCGATGCTCGAATACGCCGAACTTGCGGTGGGATACGAACCGAAACCGGCGGTCGAACCCGCGTGTGACGTGACGGTCACAGCGATGGACGAACTGGCGGAGCTACTCACGGAACGGAACGTGATCAAAGACTGA
- the serA gene encoding phosphoglycerate dehydrogenase, which produces MKVLVTDPIADAGLDRLREAGFDVETAYEADDEALQTAVQDAVGLIVRSGTEVTAELLEAAQELVIVGRAGIGVDNIDIDAATEHGVIVANAPEGNVRAAAEHTVAMMFATARSIPQAHTRLNTGEWAKGEFLGTELNNKTLGIVGLGRVGQEVARRCGSLGMELVAYDPYIGADRANALGAELAELDTVLERADIVTVHTPLTPETEGLISEPELAKLEGGYLVNCARGGVVDEHALAAAVEDGVLNGAALDVFADEPLSDDSPLLGVDNVVVTPHLGASTEAAQENVATSTADQIVAAVNDEPVMNALNAPSVDASAFPRVEPYIGLAETAGRIAMELFDAHVEEAHVEYAGDIATEEIDIVTASALKGMFRQLEPQVNAVNAPSLAEQRGIDVVESKAKQAEDFQSLVTVTLHNGDGEISVSGTQFVGENPRIVRIDGYRVDAIPHGHMLVARNYDEPGVIGFIGTVLGDSGINIAGMYNGRETIGGEALTVYSLDDEPATDLIDTLESDDRIIQAQYLSLNDR; this is translated from the coding sequence ATGAAGGTACTCGTCACGGATCCAATCGCGGATGCTGGATTGGATCGGCTCCGTGAAGCCGGTTTTGATGTCGAAACGGCGTACGAGGCGGACGATGAGGCGCTACAAACCGCCGTACAAGACGCCGTCGGGCTTATCGTCCGGTCGGGCACAGAGGTGACTGCGGAGTTGCTCGAGGCTGCACAGGAGTTGGTTATCGTCGGTCGGGCAGGAATTGGTGTCGACAACATCGACATCGACGCCGCAACCGAACACGGTGTGATCGTTGCCAACGCCCCCGAAGGGAACGTCCGTGCCGCCGCAGAACACACGGTCGCAATGATGTTCGCCACGGCACGCTCGATCCCACAGGCACATACGCGTCTGAACACCGGTGAGTGGGCGAAAGGCGAGTTCCTCGGCACGGAACTCAACAACAAGACGCTGGGTATCGTCGGTCTCGGGCGCGTCGGCCAAGAGGTGGCACGCCGGTGTGGGTCGCTCGGAATGGAGCTGGTGGCGTACGATCCGTACATCGGCGCGGACCGAGCCAACGCCTTGGGCGCGGAGCTCGCAGAGCTCGACACGGTGCTCGAACGCGCCGACATCGTCACCGTCCACACGCCGCTCACACCCGAAACCGAGGGGCTGATCAGCGAACCCGAGCTGGCGAAGCTCGAGGGGGGCTATCTCGTCAACTGCGCCCGCGGCGGGGTCGTCGACGAGCACGCGCTCGCGGCTGCGGTGGAGGACGGCGTTCTCAACGGAGCGGCGCTCGATGTGTTCGCCGACGAGCCGCTGTCGGACGACAGTCCATTGCTCGGTGTCGATAACGTCGTCGTGACGCCACATCTGGGTGCGAGCACGGAGGCCGCACAGGAGAACGTCGCTACCAGCACCGCCGATCAGATCGTAGCCGCAGTCAACGACGAGCCGGTGATGAACGCGCTCAACGCGCCGTCGGTCGACGCCAGCGCGTTCCCGCGCGTCGAGCCGTACATCGGGTTGGCCGAAACCGCCGGTCGGATCGCAATGGAGCTGTTCGACGCTCACGTTGAGGAGGCCCACGTCGAGTACGCTGGCGACATCGCAACCGAAGAGATCGATATCGTTACCGCCAGCGCGCTGAAAGGGATGTTCCGCCAGCTCGAACCACAGGTCAACGCCGTCAACGCCCCCTCGCTCGCCGAACAGCGCGGGATCGACGTGGTCGAGTCCAAAGCCAAACAGGCCGAGGATTTCCAGAGCCTCGTAACGGTGACGCTCCACAACGGCGACGGTGAAATCAGCGTCAGTGGCACACAGTTCGTCGGGGAGAACCCACGCATCGTTCGCATCGACGGCTACCGAGTGGATGCGATCCCACACGGTCACATGCTCGTCGCCCGAAACTACGACGAACCCGGTGTCATCGGCTTCATCGGCACCGTGCTCGGTGATTCAGGGATCAACATCGCCGGGATGTACAACGGCCGGGAAACGATCGGCGGGGAAGCGCTCACCGTCTACTCGCTCGATGACGAGCCTGCGACAGACCTCATCGACACCCTCGAATCCGACGACCGCATCATCCAAGCACAGTATCTCTCGCTGAACGATCGGTGA
- the metX gene encoding homoserine O-acetyltransferase MetX — translation MSETVSLGEFRFACGESIPNLELTYETYGEFTGDNAVLVCHALTGSAHVAGGRTRETSGQARAWWDDIVGPGKAIDTTEYYVICANVPGSCYGSSGPASTRPDGTPYGTDFPPVTIADWTETQRALLDELGIPHLYAVVGGSVGGMNALDWAKRHPDHTERVVAIAAAPRLDPQCLALDAIARRAITSDPKWQDGDYYNTDASPTHGLALARQIGHVMYLSKDSMDGKFARRAAGRDSLRDTFPVDSAAGFFPYRDVESYLDYQAERFIERFDANSYLYLTRAMDNYDLASGYESNTDALAAFDGKALCISFTGDWHFTVDQSETVAQAFRATSTDVAHHIIDSDHGHDAFLVEPEKVGPPLADFLADGVRGSAVTDTATEEDERAFAPVHTSLFG, via the coding sequence ATGAGTGAGACGGTTTCTCTGGGCGAGTTTCGCTTTGCGTGTGGGGAATCGATCCCGAACCTCGAACTCACCTACGAAACGTACGGCGAATTCACGGGTGATAATGCGGTGTTGGTCTGTCACGCGCTCACCGGAAGCGCCCACGTCGCTGGCGGACGAACGAGGGAGACGAGCGGACAGGCCCGTGCGTGGTGGGACGACATCGTCGGCCCGGGCAAGGCGATCGACACCACCGAGTATTACGTCATCTGTGCGAACGTCCCCGGATCGTGTTATGGATCCTCGGGACCGGCCTCAACACGACCGGACGGTACGCCATACGGAACCGACTTTCCGCCGGTTACGATCGCCGACTGGACGGAGACCCAACGAGCGTTGCTTGACGAGCTTGGGATCCCGCATCTGTACGCCGTCGTCGGAGGGAGCGTCGGCGGGATGAACGCACTCGACTGGGCGAAACGCCATCCCGACCACACCGAGCGAGTCGTCGCCATTGCCGCCGCTCCGCGGCTCGATCCCCAGTGCCTCGCGCTCGATGCCATCGCCCGGCGCGCGATCACCTCCGATCCGAAATGGCAAGACGGTGACTACTACAATACGGACGCCTCTCCCACCCACGGATTGGCACTCGCCAGACAGATCGGACACGTCATGTACCTTTCTAAAGACTCGATGGACGGGAAATTCGCTCGACGAGCCGCCGGACGGGATTCGCTCCGCGACACCTTCCCAGTCGACTCCGCGGCGGGCTTTTTCCCCTATCGGGACGTGGAGTCGTATCTCGATTACCAAGCCGAACGCTTCATCGAACGGTTCGACGCAAACAGCTACCTGTACCTGACCCGGGCGATGGACAACTACGATCTCGCCTCGGGATACGAATCGAACACCGACGCGCTCGCGGCCTTCGACGGAAAAGCGCTGTGTATATCGTTTACCGGCGATTGGCATTTCACCGTCGACCAATCCGAAACTGTCGCTCAAGCGTTTCGTGCAACGAGTACGGACGTCGCTCACCACATCATCGATTCAGACCACGGTCACGACGCTTTTCTCGTCGAACCTGAAAAGGTAGGTCCTCCGCTGGCCGATTTCCTCGCCGACGGCGTGCGTGGATCGGCCGTTACCGATACCGCTACTGAGGAGGATGAACGGGCGTTCGCTCCCGTTCACACGAGTCTGTTCGGGTAG
- a CDS encoding ribonuclease P protein component 4 yields MTIAEERIDRLHALARTAVREGHEDRARTYVRRARRIAERNRCGLDRSFKRFTCDRCDVYLRAGDNARVRLQDGHVVITCSCGAQSRYPYH; encoded by the coding sequence ATGACCATCGCAGAAGAGCGGATCGATCGGCTGCACGCGCTCGCACGCACAGCCGTTCGGGAGGGCCACGAGGACCGCGCGCGGACGTACGTCCGGCGTGCACGCCGCATCGCAGAACGAAATCGGTGTGGACTGGATCGGTCGTTCAAGCGGTTTACCTGTGATCGGTGCGATGTGTATCTTCGGGCGGGCGACAACGCACGCGTTCGATTGCAGGACGGACACGTGGTCATCACGTGTTCGTGTGGTGCCCAGTCGCGGTATCCGTACCACTAG
- a CDS encoding DUF7321 family protein — protein sequence MALGDVAIATVVLLAVTASFPLLLYGAWIVIDAEEVTWDVLTHHLKYILSGLALTTIPMLVWMIPRLPEQLGGFSALHAILGLQAYAMLAFALTGIVRIFRAKREHDLYHDYDEQVLLDEIGGEHMRHWRWRLRIGVFGYIVMWILAYVVGVVRYLTRYHI from the coding sequence ATGGCCCTCGGCGACGTGGCGATCGCAACGGTGGTACTCCTCGCGGTAACGGCGAGTTTCCCGTTGTTGTTGTACGGCGCGTGGATCGTGATCGACGCCGAGGAAGTGACGTGGGACGTGCTCACTCACCATCTCAAATACATCCTGTCGGGACTGGCGCTCACGACGATCCCGATGCTCGTGTGGATGATCCCGCGGCTCCCCGAGCAGCTGGGTGGATTTTCCGCGTTACACGCCATTCTCGGGCTCCAAGCCTACGCCATGCTCGCGTTTGCCTTGACCGGCATCGTCCGTATCTTCCGGGCCAAACGAGAACACGACTTGTATCACGACTACGACGAACAGGTGTTGCTCGATGAGATCGGCGGCGAACACATGCGCCACTGGCGGTGGCGGCTCCGGATCGGGGTGTTCGGCTACATCGTCATGTGGATCCTCGCCTACGTCGTCGGTGTCGTCCGATATCTCACGCGCTATCACATTTGA